TTAAAGTATATTGCCAGTCAAATAGATAACCGACATCCTACAAGATATCATGAGCTTAAATAGGTTTTGTGGGACATTGTTTGTGTGAATTACAATGTGTCCTATGTTTATTCTTTACATACAGTCCAATACCTTGAACCAAAACAAGAGTACGTACGTCTTATGGATACTTTTAACACTATTGTAGTAACTGTCAGTTTAATTTGTCtaggtgtgtgtatatgtaagtGTGTTTGTGCTTAAGCATGTGCAAGTGTAAACTTACCTAAATATAACCCGAGTCCAGTCTGATCCACACTTAAACCCTggggcactaaaaaaaaaaaaaaaaaaaaaacatttttacaatacaatcTTCATGCTTAAGTGGTAATAAAAACCCCATACTTGCTTAGAACAATGGTACATAGGTCATTTAGATCTTCAAAGCCGTTCATAGAGAACTAAAGGGATCATAAAACACTGTTCTCTGCCAGATGCTCCCATTCCCATATATTCATAATTTAATGAATACACAAAAAAACTCAATAGATCCCTCCATtacaaaaatattacaatatcAGTGTGTATCCTGCACATGCCCTTGCATGGATGCACAATACCTATTCTGAAATTAAACGGCTACCTCTGTACATTTACCACTCGTGTGCCAGaaaagaggaggaaaaaaaataaataaaaataaaggatcaGAACAAGTCTtcacaaaatgaaataaagatgtatccattaaaaccacaaaaacctgttGGACTAGTAACTGTAAAATTGGGCCTTTACTATAGTGCATAGATGTACAATTTACCAGAGGCTGAACTTTATGCTTTAGGCACCAGTGATTAGTAATGTATTTGTATGTACATGTAACCAGTGTCCTTaagggggaagtaaagtctaaaatagaataaggctagaaatgctgtattttgtatactaaacataaacttactgcaccacaagcctaatcaaacaaatgatttatgcttttaaagttggctacagggggtcaccatcttgtaactttgttaaacatctttgcaagactaagactgtgatcatgcttagtgtggtctgggctgcttagggatcaaaacaccacaagtcaaatatctgccagaagccgatacaacaagactgattaataatcagaatattcagactgcactgggtcctgtgttgtcatgtaatctaatgtggattttatagtgtttgtattgtttaatacaaactttctccaactctgcagaaccagtggctgcagcaaaataatcctccaaacagAATCACagttatttgtttaaatctggctccatgatctttgtccctgcagccggagttggaaacagtaaaggggatgtaaaggcaaaaataaaatccaatacaaatctctacacagacgccgactgctctacagggaaataaacaaagctgcttgagttctgcgggggctccccctgctgttcataagtatgattgtttccctgcagagaagttagggaccgtctgacaattcctatccacagcagtaaatgaagggagaatttcactgcatacagtccggtttctaataaaaacggtacacttatttttttttaattaaaggggttgttcaccttcaaacaactagttggtttcagatagatcaccagaaataacgactttttccagtgactttctattttctatgtgtgacggtttttctaatattgaagtgtaatttccctccttctgaagcagctctgggagggggtcgccgatcctgtaaactgttataaatggatacatttagttgatacattacttatcgttgtccctgctgagcagaatctctgggtttcattacaggcagctgttagaattgatacaatagttgctgatactccagaaatgctgctgagaaatgtatcaactaaatgttgcaaaattgtaacagtttagagtctgcgcctgaattactgagctgccagactcacgaacattcacctttaaaacttagattttggaaaaaacgtaaaaaataaataacggaaagtaattgaaaaaagtctttatttctggggaacaatctaaaaacaactgaattgaaaaaagtgtttggaaggtgaacaacccctttaaagtatattggatatagggttctttttcattaaaggaatttAATTTGTTTGCCTTTTCTTCCCCCTTAAAGCACGTTTCACACTTTTCTTCCCCCTTAAAGCACATGTGTCACAATGTGAAAATTCATTTtgcagaagcagaaaaaaaaaaattctaatatttgaGCCGATGCTTTGTTCTTTCCACCACTCGTTCTGCAATACCTGAAGGTTTGTTGCACAGCATTGGCACGCAAGTCAGTGATTTTGATAAGGTCATCCCGAGAACAGCTAAGTAGCTGTGTCCTTTCAGGATTCAAATCTAGAGCCGTGATTTTGCCCTGCAACTCCAGTTCTCGCACGATACATTCTGTTCTGGAGAGTAAGAAACAAGGACAGGGAACTTTAGGGGCAATCCTACACCCTTATAAGCACAGGAAGCTTAAGATGGCAATACATTTAATAGATGAATTGTATCACGACAGCAGTAAATTCAGGCGCTCGGGGCAAGGACTGCATAAATAACTACAGGAATTTTTAAATCTGCCAGATCAATACCTGACTGAAAGTCTAGCAGGCCCATGGAAGGGCAACATAATACATGGCTCAATAAGCTCTGTTCAGGACtgaattggcagcttttatcatgTTCATCATCatgacatgtatttataaaaaacacacaaacaaaatatatctTACCTTATATCCCAAAACCGAATCTTTTTATCGAAGTGACCACTCATAACACACTGCTCCGTGCAAATAATGTCATTACAGCTAGAACCAGCAAACACTGTCTTAATGCCTAGGACAAGGGAAACAGTTATtaacaaaatcaaaaataatgTTAACACAGGCTTTAGATCTAACATGGATTGAACATTTTGCTCCATCATGAAGATCTTTACTCTTTCGGTTAGAATGGTCCCTTCTTTCTTTGGAGGCTGTGAAAGTGCAAGCCAGAATCAATAGCCAGGCATACAAACACTGTGGGGCAATACATTATGCCTAGaaattagggatgaaccaaatccactattttggattcggctgaaccaccgaatcctttgtgaaagattcggcagaataccgaaccgaaattctaatttacatatgcaaattaggggtgggaaggggaaaattttttacttgttttctgacaaatagtcacgtgatttccctctccgcctctaatttgcagatgcaaattaggatttggttcggcctggcagacggatttggccaaatccaaatccagctaaaaaaAGCCTGAAtactggctgaatcctggattcagtgaatccctactAGAAATACGGTGGCATACAGAAAAGGCAACGCACTCCCAATTCTACTCAAGTCATCATTGAATGTCAAAAAATTACTTTACTAAAATTAGAAGTTCTGTTAGAGGAAGAATTTTAAATTCATGGTAGATAAGAGGGACTATTCGATCACCAAATTTGAGTGCTGAAACCTTTCaagacagaacaaaaaaaaagtgtcatgaTTTTCTTACAAACTTTGCTGCGCAGATCCCACAACTTCAACGTCCTATCATGACTTCCAGACACAATGCGGGCATTGTCCAGCAGGAATTTGGCAGATAGTACTTTCCCACTATGTCCAGTTAGAGTATGCTGCATGGAGAAGGAATGAACAGTTAGAAAAAGACCCTTATCTGTGCTTACTGGGGGCAAAATCAACCGAAcatgtaaatttttatttttacaaattatctAACACATAGAAGTCTCAGATTGAAAACTAGAGATCATGCAAAGTATATTGCTTCAAACCAAACACCTTAGTCTCCTTTACACTGGATGTGTCGGATACCCTGTGTTACCATAGCTCTGGATTCTTAAAGAGATTTGGCATTATGGGGTATCCATAAATGTCGGCAGACCCGTTGCCCATCACTGCATAGCTAGAGCAGGacaggaacagaaaaaaaagtaggACTGCTGGGAGATGATTTGGTGTGTTGGGGAAGCACAATGCAATCAGACCTTTTACAGGTCATCACTGACTTCTTAAAATAACGTGGGGGGGGGAATAACATTGTTTGAAATGTATGTACTTTAAATATCATCTTACCCGAAGTCTGTAATCATCCACTGTCCAGATTCTACTTGCAAAGTCATTTGAAGCAGCCAAAAGGTAGGAACCCTATGAAGAACACAATTATTACAGGATAGACTTAAATGCAGATAATCAGGCTAACGCTCAGGTTTCCTGtaatgtaggaaaaaaaaaaaatgggattacTTACAGCGCTGTCAAACTCTATGCTGGTGATGCCTGCATTGCTGCCTGTTAATGAACCCTTTGCCTCACATTTATCTGCAGGTAAAAACAGACTGGTTTAATTTTCGGTTACCTTTAAACACAACCCTCCATATCTAAATACATACacattatatagaatatatgttcTTATAAATAAAACTGGCCCCAAAAGGAGTTTAGCACTGTCTATGCCAATGCAGGCAGGACAGTGAGAGCAGTGTATTACTCAATCATTGGTTGGCAATAGTTATTAAAATGAGTGCAGAAGCAAAGGCATTATCTCATTGCAATAGATCTCAAGGCAATAGAGACAACACAGAAAGTGTTCCCAAAAGGTGGATTTCCCTTTAAGGTGGGCACAGGAAGGTTACAGTGTGCCACACAGAAAACATAGCGGAGGTCTCAGGACATGTGTTGCCTGCATTGCATATTGTAAAGCGCCTGCACCAATCACTCAGTTCTATATCGGATCTCTCAAAAGTCCATGTATCCTCAATTGAATcgaaagcataaaataaataaatatttgtgcctTATGGATCTAAGGAATGTACATTTCATAAGAAGCCTTACTTCCAATAACATCCCAGAGTTTCACCCTCCGGTCCATTCCACCTGTTGCCAGTAAACGGGAGCCTGGGCTGAATCGCACAGCATTAACTTCTCCATCATGAGcatcctttaaaaacaaaaaaaacaatcatttagaCAAATGCCCAACTTTGGGATACTGCACTATTTATTCTGAAGATGGAAATGCTTCCCTAAGAGACAAAATATTGTATATCATGTTGTGGTGAAAAATGCAGAAAGCTAGCAGGACTCGCTAGCTTTGATATTCATTTTGAGGTCTCAGTTTCTAACTTGTTATCATGTACTGCACAGAGTTCAGCCCCGATCCTTGCTCTCCTTTATTATGCAACTATGTACAATACTTGTTACTGCACTTTCCCATTCTTTTGGAAATGCAGGATTCAGTATCAAAACCTGTCAGCAGCTTAAGTAGCCAATCAAAGCAAAGCTGGAGCATGATGGGAAAacagaggctgctgggagagaAACTGGATACAGGAGAACTTTTTAGGCAGTCAGACCTTTTACTATTCATCACTGACCTCAGATATAGATTGgagatttacagtatttataagaAAGCAAGAACAAGCATTACAAGATGGTCGTTTcatgcaaccttggctctccagctgttaaggaactacaagtcccacaatgcatttgcctttagactccttcaaaaggctccttcattgcattgtgggacttgtagttccttaacagctggagagccaaggttgcagatccatATAAGCAAAGCTCAGTACAAACAAACTGCAGCAGATACTTACAAATGAATAAACCGCTGTAGCCGGAACCCTGACCTCTCTGTTTCCAGCTGCCTGGGAATCTGCACAGTCGTGCGAGGTAGGGAAAGAATTTAAGGACCGTCTCCTAAaggaaaacagacaaaaaacaATCTCTAAAAGAGCACTGTAAAGAGCAGCCTGCATTTTAGAAGGCTGTTGAGTGGTGTTAGATTGAGGACTAAAGCATCAGTGCATTGCTAAATTTGGGTGTAATCAGCATAGCATGGATTTTTGATTGAAATACTTTATACAATAATGCAACAATGAAAAGAAAAGAGCCCTGTATTTCAGTGCATGGAATATCATTATTACAGCCCTAGAGTGCACAAAGCATAAATAGAGGAAACATCACCTGGAATTGTCAGAACGATGACTCAAGGAGGGAGACTCAGACAAGCTGTAAGGAGAGCTCAGAGGTCAGCAGGCACAGGGAAGGGATAAACAAGAAGGAGGGAGAAACAGAAGACAGGAAAAATAGATTAACCCCTGGGGACAAAACAGCGATACGTGGTTGCCCACTGCTGCACCACAGGGGTCAGAAAAACACACAGTATTAGGGGGCATTAAATATGTGGCAGAGAGTAGCTGTTGCTACTGGAGGGCCACAGCTTAGCCCCATGTCCATAAGTGCTGTAATGTGTGTGTACCTAGCTTGACAAGCTGCTTATGTTGAATGACCTACGCTGCCTACAGTCTGGGTAGCCTAAGCCTGGGATACTAAACTCACTGCTTTCCACAGATTCACTAAAAACGAGCACAAATAACTTGTCTTTCCAGCATGACGGCCGACAAAAATCTGTGGGAAAGATTGTCGTTAGAAGGGTAATATTAAATGTACAATGCTAGTAGATGTAAAAGTAGAAACAAAACCTGTCATATAACAAGTCATTTTCAAAATACAGATACTGCGGCCACTAACCTGTGTAATAAATGCACCAACTAGCATCCATGGTACAAAAGATACCAGTCAAGATCACCCACCTAAAATACACGTACTGTCAGttttatcagtgtgtgtgtggccGGCTTaaatataaacttaaaaaaaaaaaaaaagaaaaaaaagagactgaATGGGGCATTGTGTTGTGTATGCAAGGGATCAAAAATGCCTAAAAACGGACAATGCACTGGCTGATAAAAGTTGCTATTTCACTTCCTACAGAACAAGTTGGCAGCTTACTGATCACCTGTATGGGGCCTGCCAAACATATACATGGCAGATTTGAAACCTACAACAAGGTGCAACGTCCTGCAGCACATAACAGGATATGTCCTCACTTCACTGCCTTGGATTAGAGATCAGACTCCCAGAAATCCCATGGCTGTTATGAAAGACGACTGTACAAGTAGCATGTGCAACTTCACTTTTCCTTTAGACAGACAAGGACATTTGTGCCACACTCCTTTCACTATTCAGTAGCAGATAACACATGGAACAGGGCTGTAACAAACAGACAAACAGTGTAGGAAGGAGCAGACCTACCCGAAGATATTAGTGATAGAGTCCAGGAGGCCTCCTGCGGCAGGTTGAGAGTTTCGCTTACTGCAGAAGAGGGAGCACAGGGATAAACTGGTTGTTCAGAAGAAATCAAGCACTACaaattgcaccagccaaaagcACAAAATGAATGATGCTCACTGCCACAAATGGACGTATTCTGGATGTACGAGACCACAGTGGCATAACCACATTTTTCTGACCTAAACACCAATGTATGACTAAACTATAtgcaaatgtattaattttcAAAGATTCAAGAGAAGGAGGCTATGCAAGGATGCCTCAGAGAACACCGCAGTATATGACAAGGGAGATATAACAGGCACTCAAAgggcaatcctccaggcagttgtagtaaaaaagtatttactaAATTACAACTTTTACTTCAATAAATGCTttacaactgcctggaggattgctctttgagtgcctaccctacaaacaatacggtgaTGTCCGCTCCCTCATACTGAAGGCTCGGGGCAGAGCACCTGGGTGTCCTCATATATGGGATGATAGGATACATAACATATCCTTATCCGACAGTGCTCAATGAAGCAATGGAAGCCTGTGACCTCAATAGTGTGCAGCACTAAATATCATGGTGTGGTCACATAACAGACTGCCATCCATCCAGTGCTGCGCAAAGGCTGGGGTTGTATGGCAAGACAGAAGCTTACtgaaatagaaacaaaaaatatgaattccCTTTTAAGTGTAGGTGCTGCAACGGACAATAGCACAAAGTTCAGCAATTCTCATAGATGTGTAGGAATTCAGGAAAAACAGCACAAAGGAGCAGATCAGGCTACTATACAATCGCACCCACCCCTGCACCCCGAGTATCTGTTCTTGAAGAGCAACCCatatataataatgttaaaatattaataaatgggaGCCATTGCTTAGAGCAGAGAAAACTAAAAATACTCTTCACATATGTACACCATTTTCCAAACTGTGAAAGGGGATATAAGTGGATGCTGGACTGGAAGCTTTTTTGGGAATACTTTCATTTGCACTCCAAAGAAGATGCCTCTACAGAAATGGAGCGCACATGAGATCTGTCTCATAGCACTTAAAACACCAATAAAGCATAGTAAGAGAAACACCAATAAAGCATAGTAAGAGAAATACATAGCAACTGGCATGCTTGGAGAGACTGGCTAAACCTCAAAATACATGCCATCATACAAATGTTCTCACACGGTCATTTTATATTTAGTGTTAGGACCCTTCACAACCTTAATACTCACTCAACCCATTCAGTGTGCATTGCTCACCTGATGATCCGGCCTGTGGCTTGTGCACCAGCACCGTCTCCCACAGGGTCTGCATTATCATTCAGCACCTCTATATCATCATCACTGCAGCAAGGGAGAGTACAGCCCAAATTAAACTAGCCAATCACAATCACCACCCACACCCATCTGTACACAATGGGGTTGAATCATGAttcaggcaaaaaacataatTAGCATACAAATGCTGGGTATAACAGTGGTTAGACACACCCAATGCAAGTGAATTGattgaattagaatttctatGCAGGGGACATCTAGtaaacaaaactttaaaaactccAAAAGGCTAAAAATCTTTGGATTAAAATCTGCACATTGGGGTGTTGAAGATCTATATTAAACATACCACAAAAATTCCATAATGTTTACAGCACTGTTTTTTAACCTGGGGTCCCAAgaagcagaactacaactcctggCATCCTTTAATGATGGAGTTTTTTCCGCTATATCTGGGGAACCAAGGTTAAGAAAACAGTTGGTAACTAGAAAGATTTGCATAGTTTTCAGACAGTGGCTTCCTTAAATCAGCACAAGCAGCTTTATATACCGTCCCTGTGAAAGTAATAATTCCTCTCaggggttaaggtggccatagacgcacccataagatcgtacaaaacaaattttcttcAATATTCGGTGCATGCATGATGAGAGACAAGCCGACCCATCTCAGCAGAAGACTATCAGTTGGCGTGTCAAACAGGAAAGATGTTTTGttccaatacacacgtgtagataCATGTATCTGATCATtcagcactaaaggtggccagacgcactgataatatacaaaaaaaataaataaataaataaatatggatcTGTGAGCTCTACACGTGTATATTGAAGCCACCTTAACTGTGGCTAATGTTCGGGTACCTTCAAAAGGCACCTAATGAAAATTTTCTAGCCAGCCCAATCGACAAGCCTTGTCGGCTTGTCTCCCAATAGCACCAAATTTTAGTTTTGTATATTATCAGTACGTCTATGGCCGCCTTAAACCCATTTTGCTGCAGAAAGGTATTCAACTGGAGTGTGGCCAGATCTAGAAAATCTGTAAGGAAATCTTCCAAAAAATCCCCAACATAGCAGGCTATAAGAGTAAAAAGTAAAGAATATTTAGTTTACAGGTCCTGGCTACCTTGTGTGTACTCACAGGTACCAAGACTCCAAGAAACAAAGTCCACCTAGGGTGAGATATGGAGTGTACCTATAATTTATAGAATCTCATATTCAACGTTAGGTTTAAAGTGTGGGGTGGATATTtgcagcatttgattttttttttccatctgtaaGATTGTTTTAGGCAATACCCCTGCTTCAAGGATTTGCAGATTGAATGGCAGGTCAAAACAATGAGAATATACTAGTACGGTTAAACCAGAGATCAGTAGAGAAagattgcaggtaaagttgttgtaccgtgttaaccagtaaaaatgttacagggcaacccttttgaaatagaacaaaagtggtataaaggtaatttacgaggggatctgcagatAAGGTACACGATAATGTGGGTGAATATTAAATAGGGCTGAATTAATGGAGTGtggaataaaaggaattccatatgatctcctAGTCCAGATGCACACAtttgtatttctgacctggtgcaggtctttcttagtccacataattagcaataaatccaaggcccaggtttagagGAGGATTGTAATAGCTTTCCTGTTTCCAGAGGGTGGGACTAGAGAACTTTcaggtgtttatttattttagacaTGGTTTATCATGTAATCAGCCTATGTATgcaaaaactaaagaaaatggCACGTGGGACAGCCGTTACCAGAAGGAACAACACAACAGCAACAGAAACATTGGCTTATAAATAGGCAATGGGCTGTTTTTTGCCATCTGGGAACATCAAAGTGTAGTGTGTGATTTTGTGGGTGTATGTAGGCCAGaattaatctttttaaaaaaacacaacataaatTGCTGTGTGTGCCCTTGTTGTGGAAGTTCATGGACAGACATTATATTAACCTGCATTTTTTCCCAGGAAgagaaagcactgcgtatctctAGCTTAAAGGTGTCCATAGACGTACatattttgtacgatattcagtgcataTATGGTGGAAAACAAGCCTACCAATATTGGCAAATGACTTGGATATCCGTTGGTCAGAAAATGCTGATCGGCTGTCTTTGAAGAAACCAGAACATCAGCCACTGTTTACTCCTGAAACGTCCggcaaaggtaaaattgtattgcTTCTACCTCTATATCTGACCATACAGATATACAGTTGTTAcatctttggccaccttaaggcttacatatatatatatgcctagtTTCTTTCTACCTTGTTTGCATACCCCTATTTCAAACATATTTCCAATCTGCACTAACAAACAAGTAAATTGTGCATTTAATTTACCAGCAAACTAAAGGTTTAGGCAATCCTGCAACAGAATCCCAGTGGAGCAGGAGGGTGCTGAAGGCTTAAGTCTACATAACTGGTCATTTCCtggcttatttgcatatttttattctAGTTTACATTACTGTACTGCCTGCTAAACGGACTAAAGGGTCATTGTGATAATTTAGGGTGTGTCTAGACAAAACAAGCCTGCTGAGGGTAAATGGACAAAGTATAACAGGTCTGTTTTTTACTGGGGCCTGCTATTGTACTTTATTGCATTAGCTCCCAGCATGTGTCCTATATGACTATGCAGCTGTAATATAGTTCACATTAAAAACCAGGCCTATGTTGGTACCCATTTAATACTGAACTAAGTTTGACGAAAATCTAGAGGTCAGGACAGGGAGATGCAAACAGAGTCAGAAAAGGAGACAGTGCATAGAAAgataaaatatttcaataatgCCCTCAAGTTAAACATCATATGCTGTAGGAATACATACTTTAGTGTGAGCTTCTATTGCATAATCTTATATAAAGATTACACAAGCTAGTAATTCTGAAAATAACATATCCTGCAGTAGTGCAAGAATGGGTGTTTTGGGTACTTACTGATCAAAAGACAAAGGTTCCTTGGCTGCTTCAGCTAGCTCTTTCTGAAGTCGGGCCTGTCTTCTCCTGCAAGCATAGGGTAATTTGATTAAAGGTTGCTACTATGTCTGCACTTACCTTTCCAGTGCAGGCTACTCATTGCTGAAGACCAAAGAGAAAACTGAAACCTTTATAATTGAATTCAGTGTGTGGCCCCAACAGTGTGTGGCCCCAAAGGAGCCTctagtgacagacagacagactgaagCAATGTTTCTGAGAGTTTACCAAGTTATGAGGCATTTACTCAAGAAATAGAACATGTagaatgtttttgtatattttacattagATCCTTTAAAGCCATGATCATTGCAAACCTGTGCCCTCC
The genomic region above belongs to Xenopus laevis strain J_2021 chromosome 5L, Xenopus_laevis_v10.1, whole genome shotgun sequence and contains:
- the atg16l1.L gene encoding autophagy-related protein 16 isoform X1, whose protein sequence is MAASCRTPAYPSWRLHIASELSRRDREQRQVFEELILQYNRLLEKSDLQSVLADKLQTEKYEQQSRHDSSPGPDGMRNDAILQDMAQMRIKHQEELTELHKKRGELAQTVIELNNQMQQKDKEIQANEEKISKYLQTIQDLETECQDLRNKLQELERANQTLKDEYDALQITFTALEDKLRKTTEDNQELVSRWMAEKAQEANKLNAENEKDSKRRQARLQKELAEAAKEPLSFDHDDDIEVLNDNADPVGDGAGAQATGRIISKRNSQPAAGGLLDSITNIFGLSESPSLSHRSDNSRRRSLNSFPTSHDCADSQAAGNREVRVPATAVYSFDAHDGEVNAVRFSPGSRLLATGGMDRRVKLWDVIGNKCEAKGSLTGSNAGITSIEFDSAGSYLLAASNDFASRIWTVDDYRLRHTLTGHSGKVLSAKFLLDNARIVSGSHDRTLKLWDLRSKVCIKTVFAGSSCNDIICTEQCVMSGHFDKKIRFWDIRTECIVRELELQGKITALDLNPERTQLLSCSRDDLIKITDLRANAVQQTFSAPGFKCGSDWTRVIFSPDGNYVSAGSAEGTLYFWNVLTGKMERMFSKQHSSSINAVAWSPSGTHVVSVDRGSRGVLWSDF
- the atg16l1.L gene encoding autophagy-related protein 16 isoform X2 codes for the protein MAASCRTPAYPSWRLHIASELSRRDREQRQVFEELILQYNRLLEKSDLQSVLADKLQTEKYEQQSRHDSSPGPDGMRNDAILQDMAQMRIKHQEELTELHKKRGELAQTVIELNNQMQQKDKEIQANEEKISKYLQTIQDLETECQDLRNKLQELERANQTLKDEYDALQITFTALEDKLRKTTEDNQELVSRWMAEKAQEANKLNAENEKDSKRRQARLQKELAEAAKEPLSFDHDDDIEVLNDNADPVGDGAGAQATGRIISKRNSQPAAGGLLDSITNIFGRRSLNSFPTSHDCADSQAAGNREVRVPATAVYSFDAHDGEVNAVRFSPGSRLLATGGMDRRVKLWDVIGNKCEAKGSLTGSNAGITSIEFDSAGSYLLAASNDFASRIWTVDDYRLRHTLTGHSGKVLSAKFLLDNARIVSGSHDRTLKLWDLRSKVCIKTVFAGSSCNDIICTEQCVMSGHFDKKIRFWDIRTECIVRELELQGKITALDLNPERTQLLSCSRDDLIKITDLRANAVQQTFSAPGFKCGSDWTRVIFSPDGNYVSAGSAEGTLYFWNVLTGKMERMFSKQHSSSINAVAWSPSGTHVVSVDRGSRGVLWSDF
- the atg16l1.L gene encoding autophagy-related protein 16 isoform X5, giving the protein MAASCRTPAYPSWRLHIASELSRRDREQRQVFEELILQYNRLLEKSDLQSVLADKLQTEKYEQQSRHDSSPGPDGMRNDAILQDMAQMRIKHQEELTELHKKRGELAQTVIELNNQMQQKDKEIQANEEKISKYLQTIQDLETECQDLRNKLQELERANQTLKDEYDALQITFTALEDKLRKTTEDNQELVSRWMAEKAQEANKLNAENEKDSKRRQARLQKELAEAAKEPLSFDHKRNSQPAAGGLLDSITNIFGRRSLNSFPTSHDCADSQAAGNREVRVPATAVYSFDAHDGEVNAVRFSPGSRLLATGGMDRRVKLWDVIGNKCEAKGSLTGSNAGITSIEFDSAGSYLLAASNDFASRIWTVDDYRLRHTLTGHSGKVLSAKFLLDNARIVSGSHDRTLKLWDLRSKVCIKTVFAGSSCNDIICTEQCVMSGHFDKKIRFWDIRTECIVRELELQGKITALDLNPERTQLLSCSRDDLIKITDLRANAVQQTFSAPGFKCGSDWTRVIFSPDGNYVSAGSAEGTLYFWNVLTGKMERMFSKQHSSSINAVAWSPSGTHVVSVDRGSRGVLWSDF
- the atg16l1.L gene encoding autophagy-related protein 16 isoform X8, whose product is MAASCRTPAYPSWRLHIASELSRRDREQRQVFEELILQYNRLLEKSDLQSVLADKLQTEKYEQQSRHDSSPGPDGMRNDAILQDMAQMRIKHQEELTELHKKRGELAQTVIELNNQMQQKDKEIQANEEKISKYLQTIQDLETECQDLRNKLQELERANQTLKDEYDALQITFTALEDKLRKTTEDNQELVSRWMAEKAQEANKLNAENEKDSKRRQARLQKELAEAAKEPLSFDHDDDIEVLNDNADPVGDGAGAQATGRIISKRNSQPAAGGLLDSITNIFGRRSLNSFPTSHDCADSQAAGNREVRVPATAVYSFDAHDGEVNAVRFSPGSRLLATGGMDRRVKLWDVIGNKCEAKGSLTGSNAGITSIEFDSAGSYLLAASNDFASRIWTVDDYRLRHTLTGHSGKVLSAKFLLDNARIVSGSHDRTLKLWDLRSKVCIKTVFAGSSCNDIICTEQCVMSGHFDKKIRFWDISAPGFKCGSDWTRVIFSPDGNYVSAGSAEGTLYFWNVLTGKMERMFSKQHSSSINAVAWSPSGTHVVSVDRGSRGVLWSDF
- the atg16l1.L gene encoding autophagy-related protein 16 isoform X7, which codes for MAASCRTPAYPSWRLHIASELSRRDREQRQVFEELILQYNRLLEKSDLQSVLADKLQTEKYEQQSRHDSSPGPDGMRNDAILQDMAQMRIKHQEELTELHKKRGELAQTVIELNNQMQQKDKEIQANEEKISKYLQTIQDLETECQDLRNKLQELERANQTLKDEYDALQITFTALEDKLRKTTEDNQELVSRWMAEKAQEANKLNAENEKDSKRRQARLQKELAEAAKEPLSFDQRRSLNSFPTSHDCADSQAAGNREVRVPATAVYSFDAHDGEVNAVRFSPGSRLLATGGMDRRVKLWDVIGNKCEAKGSLTGSNAGITSIEFDSAGSYLLAASNDFASRIWTVDDYRLRHTLTGHSGKVLSAKFLLDNARIVSGSHDRTLKLWDLRSKVCIKTVFAGSSCNDIICTEQCVMSGHFDKKIRFWDIRTECIVRELELQGKITALDLNPERTQLLSCSRDDLIKITDLRANAVQQTFSAPGFKCGSDWTRVIFSPDGNYVSAGSAEGTLYFWNVLTGKMERMFSKQHSSSINAVAWSPSGTHVVSVDRGSRGVLWSDF
- the atg16l1.L gene encoding autophagy-related protein 16 isoform X4, whose product is MAASCRTPAYPSWRLHIASELSRRDREQRQVFEELILQYNRLLEKSDLQSVLADKLQTEKYEQQSRHDSSPGPDGMRNDAILQDMAQMRIKHQEELTELHKKRGELAQTVIELNNQMQQKDKEIQANEEKISKYLQTIQDLETECQDLRNKLQELERANQTLKDEYDALQITFTALEDKLRKTTEDNQELVSRWMAEKAQEANKLNAENEKDSKRRQARLQKELAEAAKEPLSFDHDDDIEVLNDNADPVGDGAGAQATGRIIRRRSLNSFPTSHDCADSQAAGNREVRVPATAVYSFDAHDGEVNAVRFSPGSRLLATGGMDRRVKLWDVIGNKCEAKGSLTGSNAGITSIEFDSAGSYLLAASNDFASRIWTVDDYRLRHTLTGHSGKVLSAKFLLDNARIVSGSHDRTLKLWDLRSKVCIKTVFAGSSCNDIICTEQCVMSGHFDKKIRFWDIRTECIVRELELQGKITALDLNPERTQLLSCSRDDLIKITDLRANAVQQTFSAPGFKCGSDWTRVIFSPDGNYVSAGSAEGTLYFWNVLTGKMERMFSKQHSSSINAVAWSPSGTHVVSVDRGSRGVLWSDF